From Shewanella yunxiaonensis, the proteins below share one genomic window:
- a CDS encoding cation-translocating P-type ATPase, translating to MPRTLSSDRIHDLEHSAQGLNDAEVSQRQARYGRNLIAERHQGSWRALIMDTLKDPMLWFLLVTSILFAFTQQYTEAVILLMALIPFLGMDAYLHRRTQASTESLGRRLASQARVLRNGKEQSLNTIELVPGDIVLLAPGDTIPADGVFVSVQAFQVDESTLTGEAFPIRKQALETSLQLQPSARIAEQHWGFAGTNTLTGSARMMVTRTGKTTVYGEIIQSVIHGSHTLTPLQQAVSRLVKRLLIIASIICVLLAITRLYQGHDIIDALLSGLTLAVAALPEEFPVVLTFFLGVGVYRLAQRQALVKRAVVVENIGRVSCICTDKTGTLTEGRLQLTHQLTATGVDGQRLLTIAAYASRPDTGDPMDQAILAIATAVPHTILNTFPFTEDRKRETAVVLESQQHLVAVKGAPETILAQCQLADDELHYWQQQVDQLASAGHKVIACAWRELDAATEFDVEPEQQFRIAGLLAFEDPLREGVRSAVDTCQRAGIRVIMVTGDHPITATAIAKEIGLHQGYPRVMEGETLATQLAQGDTTALDAVDVIARAIPAQKLALVRSLKQRGEIVAVTGDGINDVPAIQSADIGIAMGARGTRSAHEAAAIILLDDNFRSIVQAIAEGRQLFSNLRLSFEYLLLIHIPLVVTAALIPFLDYPMLYLPIHIVWLEMLIHPTALLVFQNSAVTADLRQTRPDAPAQFFSWRQWLLIVISGMLVTLLITFAYIRSFGVLQDVAHARAMALVVLTSASTGITIALSRLRTVTAKVIVLLNMLSSVLLIQLPPLAALLHLSPLHLDDWLIALAGGLMAALLPFIKELKTPS from the coding sequence ATGCCACGTACGTTATCAAGCGATCGTATTCACGACCTGGAGCACTCCGCTCAAGGTTTAAACGACGCTGAAGTCTCACAGCGACAGGCCCGCTATGGCCGGAATCTGATTGCCGAGCGCCATCAAGGCAGTTGGCGCGCATTGATTATGGATACCCTGAAAGATCCGATGCTGTGGTTCTTACTGGTGACCAGTATCCTGTTTGCATTCACTCAGCAATATACCGAAGCGGTGATTCTGTTAATGGCTCTTATTCCATTTCTAGGAATGGATGCCTACCTGCATCGCCGCACGCAGGCGTCAACGGAGAGTCTCGGTCGGCGTCTGGCATCACAAGCACGAGTGCTGCGCAACGGCAAGGAACAGTCTCTCAATACCATTGAACTGGTGCCTGGCGATATTGTGCTGTTGGCCCCGGGCGACACCATTCCTGCTGATGGCGTATTTGTCTCAGTGCAGGCTTTTCAGGTGGATGAATCAACCCTCACCGGAGAGGCTTTTCCCATTCGTAAACAGGCGTTGGAAACTTCGTTGCAGTTGCAACCCTCCGCACGGATCGCGGAACAGCATTGGGGGTTTGCTGGCACCAATACGCTGACCGGCAGTGCCCGAATGATGGTGACCCGCACCGGGAAAACGACGGTTTATGGCGAGATTATCCAGTCAGTCATCCACGGAAGCCATACGCTTACGCCACTGCAGCAGGCGGTGTCCAGGTTAGTTAAGCGACTGTTGATTATCGCCAGCATTATCTGCGTGCTTCTCGCTATCACTCGACTGTATCAGGGGCATGACATTATCGACGCATTGTTGAGTGGCCTGACTCTGGCTGTGGCCGCGTTACCAGAAGAGTTTCCGGTGGTACTGACCTTCTTTCTTGGGGTTGGGGTCTATCGCCTGGCGCAGCGTCAGGCACTGGTGAAACGTGCGGTGGTTGTGGAGAATATTGGCCGGGTTTCCTGCATCTGTACTGACAAAACCGGAACCTTGACCGAGGGGCGGTTGCAGTTGACCCATCAGTTGACTGCAACTGGTGTAGATGGGCAGCGGCTGCTGACGATTGCGGCCTATGCATCGCGCCCGGATACCGGTGATCCAATGGATCAAGCCATCCTTGCCATTGCAACAGCTGTTCCTCACACCATCCTCAATACTTTTCCGTTTACCGAAGACCGTAAACGTGAGACTGCGGTAGTGCTGGAATCGCAGCAACACCTGGTTGCGGTTAAAGGAGCACCAGAGACGATTCTCGCGCAATGTCAGCTTGCCGATGACGAATTGCATTATTGGCAGCAGCAGGTAGACCAGCTGGCAAGTGCCGGTCATAAAGTGATTGCCTGCGCCTGGCGAGAGCTCGATGCTGCAACCGAGTTCGATGTCGAACCGGAACAGCAGTTTCGTATTGCCGGATTACTGGCTTTTGAAGACCCATTACGTGAAGGGGTAAGGTCGGCGGTAGATACCTGCCAGCGGGCTGGCATTCGCGTGATTATGGTAACCGGCGATCACCCGATTACTGCCACGGCCATTGCCAAGGAAATCGGTCTGCATCAGGGGTACCCTCGAGTGATGGAGGGTGAGACGCTGGCAACTCAGTTAGCGCAAGGTGACACGACAGCGCTTGATGCCGTTGATGTTATTGCGCGAGCTATTCCGGCACAAAAGCTTGCGTTGGTGCGCAGCCTCAAACAGCGGGGGGAGATCGTGGCGGTAACGGGGGATGGCATCAATGATGTACCGGCAATCCAGTCTGCAGATATCGGCATCGCTATGGGCGCGCGTGGTACACGCAGCGCCCACGAGGCCGCCGCCATTATTTTGCTGGATGACAACTTTCGCAGTATCGTGCAGGCGATTGCTGAGGGGCGCCAGCTTTTCAGCAATTTGCGACTCAGTTTTGAGTACTTGTTATTGATCCATATTCCGTTGGTAGTCACCGCTGCACTTATCCCGTTCCTTGACTATCCAATGTTGTACTTACCCATTCATATCGTGTGGCTGGAGATGCTGATTCATCCGACGGCGTTGTTGGTATTTCAAAATAGTGCGGTCACGGCAGATTTACGCCAAACGCGACCCGATGCTCCGGCACAATTTTTCTCCTGGCGCCAATGGCTGCTCATTGTTATCAGCGGCATGCTGGTTACGCTACTCATTACATTTGCCTATATTCGCAGCTTCGGCGTATTGCAGGATGTGGCGCATGCCAGAGCCATGGCATTGGTGGTATTAACCAGCGCCAGTACGGGGATCACGATAGCGCTGAGTCGATTGCGTACAGTTACCGCGAAGGTGATTGTGCTGCTGAATATGCTTAGCAGTGTGTTACTCATCCAGTTACCTCCACTTGCTGCGCTGTTACATTTGTCGCCATTACATCTGGATGATTGGTTAATTGCATTAGCCGGTGGGTTAATGGCGGCACTTTTGCCATTTATCAAAGAGTTAAAAACGCCTAGTTAA
- a CDS encoding response regulator — protein sequence MNQKVTTMIIEDDPRASYALESTINQHSDFEVVAVSETYADALMHYELYKPQLVFVDITLPDGNGIDVIQKLRHDGANCYFIMTTAERDATTVEQAVQLGISDYLVKPLRMSRVRQALDDYKLYRQKLATHETVDQGAIDQILGKRSPTPVRRTPKGIDATTLDTLKKILKDEKLTDFSVDDMSERMNVSRITVRRYLEYLESEGVVKMVLNYKTGGRPRRLYQLTDINLLD from the coding sequence ATGAATCAGAAAGTCACTACCATGATTATTGAGGATGATCCTAGGGCTAGTTACGCCCTGGAATCGACCATTAACCAGCACTCGGACTTTGAGGTGGTAGCTGTAAGCGAAACCTATGCCGACGCGCTGATGCATTACGAATTGTACAAGCCACAATTGGTATTTGTGGATATCACTTTGCCCGATGGTAACGGTATTGATGTGATCCAGAAGCTGCGTCACGATGGTGCCAACTGTTATTTTATCATGACCACTGCTGAACGTGATGCCACCACGGTGGAACAGGCCGTACAACTGGGGATCAGTGATTATCTGGTAAAACCGCTGCGGATGTCACGGGTACGGCAGGCGCTGGATGACTACAAATTATACCGGCAAAAACTGGCAACCCATGAAACGGTAGATCAGGGGGCAATTGATCAGATCCTGGGTAAGCGTAGTCCGACACCTGTGCGGCGCACACCCAAAGGCATTGATGCGACCACCCTCGATACGCTGAAAAAGATCCTCAAAGATGAAAAGCTGACCGATTTTTCGGTGGACGATATGAGCGAGCGTATGAATGTCAGCCGTATCACTGTGCGCCGTTATCTGGAATATCTGGAATCGGAAGGCGTGGTGAAAATGGTCCTCAATTACAAGACCGGCGGTCGCCCGCGGCGACTGTATCAACTGACCGATATTAATCTGCTGGATTAA
- a CDS encoding ATP-binding protein has product MAVIPRFHVRKPMNFKKHFITSMLLAMAWIITIMAIMVFQLLKSTHDESLQQRGLEMASILARDPVVIEAVERANRESGVSIRSYIENLRAETEVSFIVVVNKDAIRLSHPVAEKVGKKFVGDDIQPVLKQGIKHSTYAVGSLGMAIRSFAPVKVNGEVIGAVCVGILKGEVSHLFIERHAHLLLLVLLVLVVTVVLIIVVLSKLKRTMQDLEPELVVNRLMEHDRIFNAIRDPIVSVDNAFLITAINDMATKILAMGGMGKQDYIGQPLSRFSSALDKIARAGHGQAYSGNLRLGKLDYRVCIYPLQAAQEQHGYVIFFLADMELNDLRKELIYYKNYAELLRSKTHEYSNKLNVLSGMLQLKHYDEAIEFIDRESKGHQHIIGNLVRSIQNSLVASLLLAKYNKAAEMGIKYELDEDNILQDYSKLVSEKLATILGNLIDNAILAAWNNRQNVTPLVHVYVSDRSQHVILEVQDTGAGIASELADNILDYGVTSKKEQEQTGVGLYLVNELVKQFRGSIDWERTEDNTTLFSIYLDKSEIKRYESESHYHDY; this is encoded by the coding sequence ATGGCTGTAATCCCGCGTTTTCATGTTCGCAAACCGATGAATTTCAAGAAGCACTTCATCACCAGTATGTTGCTGGCGATGGCGTGGATCATCACCATCATGGCCATCATGGTGTTCCAGCTGTTGAAGTCGACTCATGACGAGAGTTTACAGCAGCGCGGTTTGGAAATGGCGAGCATTCTGGCGCGGGACCCGGTGGTGATCGAGGCGGTAGAACGTGCTAACCGTGAGTCGGGTGTTTCGATTCGTTCCTATATTGAAAATCTGCGGGCAGAAACGGAAGTGTCCTTTATCGTGGTGGTTAACAAGGACGCGATTCGCCTGAGTCATCCGGTGGCTGAAAAAGTCGGCAAAAAATTTGTCGGTGATGATATCCAGCCAGTGCTCAAACAAGGGATTAAACACAGTACCTACGCCGTTGGTTCGCTAGGAATGGCGATTCGCAGTTTTGCACCGGTAAAAGTGAACGGCGAAGTGATTGGTGCCGTATGTGTCGGCATTCTTAAAGGTGAAGTCAGTCATCTGTTTATCGAGCGTCATGCCCATCTGCTGCTATTAGTGTTGCTGGTGCTGGTGGTCACGGTAGTGTTGATCATTGTGGTGCTGTCTAAATTGAAACGCACCATGCAGGATCTGGAACCGGAATTAGTGGTCAATCGTTTGATGGAACATGACCGCATTTTCAACGCTATCCGCGATCCGATTGTTTCGGTCGATAATGCGTTTTTGATTACGGCTATCAATGACATGGCTACCAAAATTCTGGCCATGGGCGGCATGGGAAAACAGGATTATATCGGTCAGCCGCTATCGCGTTTCTCTTCGGCGTTAGACAAAATTGCCCGCGCGGGTCATGGACAGGCTTATTCCGGCAATTTACGTCTGGGCAAACTGGATTACCGGGTGTGTATCTATCCACTACAAGCGGCTCAGGAACAGCACGGCTATGTGATCTTTTTCCTGGCCGACATGGAGCTCAACGATCTCCGCAAAGAGCTGATTTATTACAAAAACTATGCCGAACTTTTGCGTAGTAAAACACATGAATATTCGAATAAACTCAATGTATTATCTGGTATGTTGCAACTTAAACATTATGATGAGGCCATAGAGTTTATTGATCGCGAGAGCAAAGGCCATCAGCATATTATTGGCAATTTGGTGCGCTCCATTCAGAACAGTCTGGTGGCATCGCTGCTGCTTGCCAAATACAACAAAGCCGCAGAGATGGGCATTAAATATGAACTCGACGAGGATAATATCCTGCAAGATTACAGTAAGTTAGTGTCAGAAAAGTTGGCAACCATACTGGGTAATCTGATTGATAATGCGATTCTGGCCGCCTGGAATAATCGGCAAAATGTCACCCCATTGGTACATGTTTATGTCAGCGATCGCAGCCAACATGTTATTCTAGAAGTACAGGATACTGGTGCCGGCATCGCATCGGAACTCGCTGATAATATTCTCGATTATGGTGTTACCAGCAAAAAAGAGCAGGAACAGACGGGAGTGGGGCTGTATCTGGTCAATGAATTGGTGAAACAGTTCCGGGGCAGTATTGACTGGGAACGCACTGAAGATAACACCACTCTATTCTCCATCTATCTAGATAAGAGCGAAATCAAGCGCTATGAATCAGAAAGTCACTACCATGATTATTGA
- the frdD gene encoding fumarate reductase subunit FrdD, whose translation MMNYAPKRSDEPIWWGLFGAGGTWFAILTPVTVLLMGILLPLHGLGIVDLSYDSLVSFVSSPVGAIFTVLTLSLPMWHAMHRVHHGLHDLQVHVGAVGKYACYVVAALVTLLAVVWVLMLA comes from the coding sequence ATGATGAATTATGCTCCTAAACGTTCTGATGAACCGATCTGGTGGGGCCTGTTTGGCGCTGGTGGTACTTGGTTTGCGATCCTGACCCCAGTAACGGTATTGCTGATGGGCATTTTGTTGCCACTGCATGGCCTGGGTATTGTCGACCTGAGTTATGACAGTTTAGTCAGCTTTGTGAGTTCTCCTGTTGGCGCGATTTTTACGGTACTGACATTGTCATTGCCTATGTGGCATGCAATGCACCGTGTACATCATGGCTTGCATGATTTGCAAGTTCATGTCGGTGCAGTAGGTAAATATGCCTGTTATGTCGTGGCTGCCCTGGTAACTCTTTTGGCGGTAGTTTGGGTGTTAATGCTAGCGTAA
- the frdC gene encoding fumarate reductase subunit FrdC, producing the protein MQNRKPYVRPIHRTWFAENNFFSWYMVRELTIVPLIIFTLSLTYGLYALVSGREAFDAWIAFCANPVMLVINVLAMLGALYHAKTFFSMMPKVMPIKVGDKKVSDGTVVAVQWVLVLVVSAAILALV; encoded by the coding sequence ATGCAAAACCGTAAACCTTATGTCCGGCCGATCCATCGCACCTGGTTTGCCGAAAATAACTTTTTCAGCTGGTATATGGTGCGTGAACTGACCATTGTGCCTCTGATTATCTTTACGCTGAGCCTGACTTATGGCTTGTATGCGCTGGTATCAGGCCGTGAAGCTTTTGACGCCTGGATTGCATTCTGTGCTAACCCGGTAATGTTGGTGATCAACGTGCTGGCAATGTTGGGGGCTTTATATCATGCCAAGACTTTCTTCAGCATGATGCCAAAGGTCATGCCCATCAAAGTGGGCGACAAGAAAGTCTCCGATGGTACTGTCGTTGCGGTGCAATGGGTGTTGGTGCTGGTGGTTTCTGCAGCCATTCTGGCTCTGGTATAA
- a CDS encoding succinate dehydrogenase/fumarate reductase iron-sulfur subunit, which yields MDKLQTVNVLRYDPAKDEEPYLETFKVPANDTTSVQDALAYIKDNLDKSLSYRWSCRMAICGSCGVMVNNVPKLACKTFLRDYPEGLTLEPLANFAIEKDLVVDKSPFLERLEAIKPYIIGNDRKPEDGPNLQTPAQMAKYKQFAGCINCGLCYAACPQFGLNPEFIGPAALTLARRYNLDSRDHGKAERMKLINGKDGAWGCTFVGYCSEVCPKHVDPAAAVNQSKVESSKDFLIAMLRPQEA from the coding sequence ATGGATAAGCTGCAGACAGTTAACGTCCTTCGCTACGATCCAGCGAAAGATGAAGAGCCATACCTGGAAACCTTCAAGGTACCGGCCAACGATACCACTTCCGTACAGGATGCGCTGGCTTACATCAAAGACAATCTGGATAAATCCTTGTCTTACCGCTGGTCTTGCCGCATGGCGATCTGTGGTTCTTGCGGTGTGATGGTCAACAATGTGCCGAAACTGGCCTGTAAGACCTTCCTGCGTGATTATCCAGAAGGTTTGACGTTGGAACCACTGGCAAACTTTGCTATCGAGAAAGATCTGGTGGTTGATAAATCCCCGTTCCTCGAACGTCTGGAAGCGATTAAGCCTTACATTATTGGCAATGATCGTAAGCCAGAAGACGGCCCTAACCTGCAAACACCTGCGCAGATGGCTAAGTACAAGCAGTTTGCGGGTTGTATCAACTGTGGCCTGTGTTATGCCGCTTGTCCTCAATTTGGTCTGAACCCAGAGTTTATCGGCCCTGCTGCCTTGACGCTGGCTCGCCGTTATAACCTGGACAGCCGTGACCACGGTAAAGCTGAGCGTATGAAGCTGATAAACGGTAAAGACGGTGCCTGGGGTTGTACCTTTGTGGGCTATTGTTCCGAAGTTTGTCCAAAACACGTTGACCCGGCCGCAGCCGTAAACCAGAGCAAGGTAGAGTCCTCTAAGGACTTCCTGATTGCCATGCTGAGACCACAGGAGGCTTAA
- the frdA gene encoding fumarate reductase (quinol) flavoprotein subunit: MKTITTDVAVVGAGGAGLRAAIAAAEANPELNIALISKVYPMRSHTVAAEGGSAAVIKEEDSLDNHFNDTVSGGDWLCEQDVVEYFVENATREMTQLELWGCPWSRKPNGEVNVRRFGGMKIERTWFAADKTGFHMLHTLFQTSMKYQSIVRYDEYFVLDLVVVNNEVQGVIALSIAEGELVCFKAKSVILATGGAGRVYHFNTNGGIVTGDGMAIAYRHGVALRDMEFVQYHPTGLPGTGILMTEGCRGEGGIMVNKNGYRYLQDYGLGPETPVGHPKNKYMELGPRDKVSQAFWHEQQKGNTIKHPLGDVVHLDLRHLGADYLKERLPFICELAKAYVNVDPVKEPIPIRPTAHYTMGGLETDGKTETSIKGLFAVGECSSVGLHGANRLGSNSLAELVVFGRLAGETAAQRAAEFQGWDFHAIEQQAEAAEARVNALLEQKGTENWSDIRTEMCKSMEAGCGIYRDEAGMQATVDKLAELHERYKCIQVTDKSKVFNTDLLYAIEVGFGLDVATAMAHSAIQRRESRGAHQRLDAGCTERNDQDFLKHSLAFYQDSKVPAIKYGDVKITKSQPKARLYGDAAKQQEKA, from the coding sequence TTGAAAACTATAACCACTGATGTGGCGGTTGTCGGAGCGGGTGGTGCCGGTCTTCGTGCAGCAATTGCCGCGGCAGAAGCCAACCCTGAACTGAATATCGCACTGATATCTAAAGTTTACCCAATGCGTTCTCACACTGTCGCAGCTGAAGGCGGTTCTGCCGCAGTTATCAAAGAAGAAGACAGTCTTGATAACCACTTCAATGACACAGTGTCTGGTGGCGACTGGTTGTGTGAACAGGACGTGGTGGAGTATTTCGTCGAAAATGCTACCCGCGAAATGACCCAATTGGAACTGTGGGGCTGCCCATGGAGCCGTAAACCTAACGGTGAAGTAAACGTTCGCCGTTTCGGTGGGATGAAAATCGAGCGTACCTGGTTCGCTGCCGATAAAACCGGTTTCCATATGCTGCACACCCTGTTCCAGACCTCTATGAAGTACCAGAGTATCGTCCGTTATGACGAATACTTCGTGCTGGATCTGGTCGTTGTTAACAATGAAGTGCAAGGGGTCATCGCCCTGTCTATCGCCGAAGGCGAACTGGTGTGCTTCAAAGCGAAATCTGTGATCCTGGCAACCGGTGGTGCGGGTCGTGTTTATCACTTCAATACCAACGGCGGCATCGTGACTGGTGACGGTATGGCCATTGCTTATCGTCACGGCGTAGCGCTGCGGGATATGGAGTTTGTGCAATACCACCCGACAGGTCTGCCAGGCACCGGTATTCTGATGACCGAAGGTTGCCGCGGTGAAGGCGGTATCATGGTCAACAAGAATGGCTACCGTTACTTGCAGGATTACGGCCTCGGCCCGGAAACACCTGTCGGTCATCCGAAAAACAAATATATGGAACTGGGTCCTCGTGACAAGGTTTCTCAGGCGTTCTGGCATGAACAGCAGAAAGGCAACACCATCAAGCATCCGCTGGGTGATGTAGTCCACCTGGATCTGCGTCATCTGGGCGCTGATTACCTCAAAGAACGTCTGCCCTTCATCTGTGAACTGGCCAAGGCCTATGTGAACGTTGACCCGGTTAAAGAACCTATCCCAATTCGTCCTACTGCGCACTACACCATGGGCGGTCTGGAAACTGATGGCAAAACTGAAACTAGCATCAAAGGTCTGTTTGCCGTAGGGGAGTGTTCCTCCGTGGGTCTGCACGGTGCGAACCGTCTGGGTTCTAACTCACTGGCTGAGCTGGTGGTCTTTGGTCGTCTGGCGGGTGAAACTGCCGCACAGCGCGCCGCCGAGTTCCAGGGCTGGGATTTCCATGCCATTGAACAACAGGCTGAAGCGGCTGAAGCGCGTGTTAACGCCTTGCTCGAGCAGAAAGGTACTGAAAACTGGTCAGATATCCGCACTGAAATGTGTAAGAGCATGGAAGCGGGCTGTGGTATCTACCGCGATGAAGCCGGTATGCAAGCCACCGTCGACAAGCTGGCCGAGCTGCATGAACGCTATAAGTGCATTCAGGTGACAGACAAGAGCAAGGTGTTCAACACCGATCTGCTGTACGCCATTGAAGTTGGCTTTGGTCTGGATGTCGCAACGGCGATGGCCCATTCCGCTATTCAACGTCGTGAATCTCGCGGTGCGCATCAGCGTCTCGACGCCGGTTGCACTGAACGTAATGACCAGGATTTCCTGAAACATTCACTGGCGTTCTACCAGGACAGCAAAGTGCCCGCCATTAAATATGGCGATGTGAAAATCACCAAGTCTCAACCTAAAGCACGCCTGTATGGTGATGCCGCTAAACAACAGGAGAAAGCGTAA
- a CDS encoding EF-hand domain-containing protein has product MKIHYLVLAGTLGLVASAQAEMPSGQPSQPKSFSELDSNGDGVLSRDEVSSDPFLSQRFDELDKDGSGTLSQDEVKMPGQDGHSGAHGQGGHGQPPSFASLDTNGDGVISKSEAANDPFLSQMFDKLDKDSSGTLTEDELRMPPPRRD; this is encoded by the coding sequence ATGAAAATTCATTATCTGGTGCTGGCGGGTACTTTGGGATTGGTCGCTTCAGCGCAAGCTGAAATGCCGTCAGGTCAGCCATCGCAACCCAAATCATTCTCCGAGCTGGATAGCAACGGCGATGGCGTGTTAAGTCGTGACGAAGTCAGCAGTGACCCATTTCTATCTCAGCGTTTTGATGAGCTGGATAAAGATGGCAGTGGTACCTTGAGTCAAGATGAAGTGAAAATGCCGGGGCAGGATGGTCATAGTGGCGCTCATGGGCAAGGTGGTCATGGACAACCACCCTCATTTGCCAGTCTTGACACAAATGGTGATGGCGTGATTTCCAAAAGCGAAGCGGCTAATGACCCGTTTTTGTCGCAGATGTTTGACAAACTGGATAAGGACAGTAGCGGTACTCTTACGGAAGATGAGTTGCGGATGCCTCCGCCAAGACGCGATTAG
- a CDS encoding class I SAM-dependent methyltransferase, with protein MVDRIKLKPGREKSLDRHHPWIFSSGIHNIKGKPLMGATVDVVAHDGRWLGRGAWSPESQIQVRIWSFDRDEEIDRAFFLRRIQRAQLGRDALIASHGLTGYRLIAAESDGLPGITIDRYANVLVCQLLSAGADYWRETLVSVLAELYPDCAIYERSDVDSRKKEGLAPTTGLLHGTLPMMPVIIEENGVKIAVDVITGHKTGFYLDQRDNRAVAARYVKGKSVLNCFCYTGTFGVYAAKGGAATIENVDVSALALETAKANMALNELDDSQVTYTEADVFKLLRQYRDEGRKFDVIVLDPPKFADNKAQLPGACRGYKDINMLAMQLLVPGGTLLTFSCSGLMPADLFQKIVADAALDAKREAQFIERLSQAGDHPIAAAFPEGFYLKGLVATVW; from the coding sequence ATAGTGGACAGGATCAAACTTAAACCGGGACGCGAGAAATCGCTTGATCGCCATCATCCCTGGATTTTCTCCAGTGGTATTCACAACATCAAAGGCAAGCCGCTAATGGGGGCTACCGTTGACGTGGTGGCGCATGATGGCCGTTGGCTCGGCCGCGGTGCCTGGTCGCCGGAATCACAGATCCAGGTGCGTATCTGGAGCTTTGATCGGGATGAAGAGATCGACCGTGCGTTTTTCCTACGGCGGATCCAGCGTGCACAGCTGGGCCGTGATGCATTGATCGCTAGCCATGGACTGACCGGCTATCGCTTGATTGCGGCGGAATCTGATGGCTTGCCAGGCATTACCATAGATCGTTATGCCAATGTTTTGGTGTGTCAGCTGTTATCTGCTGGTGCTGATTACTGGCGTGAGACCCTGGTCTCTGTGCTGGCGGAACTCTATCCTGACTGCGCTATCTATGAGCGCTCTGATGTGGATTCCCGTAAAAAAGAGGGATTAGCGCCCACCACTGGATTACTGCATGGCACCTTGCCAATGATGCCGGTCATTATCGAAGAGAATGGTGTCAAGATTGCGGTCGATGTCATTACCGGCCATAAAACCGGATTTTATCTGGACCAACGGGATAACCGTGCAGTGGCAGCGCGTTATGTCAAAGGTAAGTCGGTGCTCAACTGTTTCTGCTATACCGGCACCTTCGGGGTTTATGCTGCTAAAGGTGGTGCTGCTACGATCGAAAACGTCGATGTCTCGGCTCTGGCACTGGAAACGGCAAAAGCCAATATGGCGCTCAATGAGCTTGATGACAGCCAGGTAACGTATACCGAAGCGGATGTGTTCAAGCTGTTGCGACAATACCGGGATGAAGGTCGGAAGTTTGATGTGATCGTGCTGGATCCGCCCAAATTTGCTGACAATAAAGCACAACTGCCTGGCGCCTGCCGAGGCTATAAAGATATTAATATGTTGGCAATGCAGCTGCTGGTCCCCGGCGGCACTTTGCTGACATTCTCTTGTTCAGGTCTGATGCCTGCCGATCTCTTCCAGAAAATTGTGGCAGACGCCGCGCTAGACGCTAAACGTGAGGCCCAGTTTATTGAACGTCTGAGTCAGGCGGGCGACCACCCGATTGCCGCTGCTTTCCCGGAAGGTTTTTATCTTAAGGGCCTGGTCGCAACCGTTTGGTAA